One segment of Halococcus salsus DNA contains the following:
- a CDS encoding bifunctional 4-hydroxy-2-oxoglutarate aldolase/2-dehydro-3-deoxy-phosphogluconate aldolase: MEKAVVQQRLADSGVVAVLRSIPEDVIVEVANAIHEGGVTALEVTADADRPAEMIAAIDEDLEGTDAIVGAGTVMDAETANEVIDAGAEFVLAPNFEPEVVAACNEADVVCVPGIMTPTEAVDAMNAGADVLKVFPAATVGPGHISALRGPLGDIPLMPTGGVSAENAGAFFEAGAMSVGAGSALVNYEAIENGDMDGVREQAAEFVRAVETARSG; this comes from the coding sequence ATGGAGAAAGCAGTCGTTCAACAGCGGCTCGCCGACAGCGGGGTCGTCGCGGTCCTCCGTTCGATCCCCGAGGACGTCATCGTCGAGGTAGCGAACGCGATCCACGAGGGCGGGGTGACGGCGCTCGAAGTCACGGCGGACGCCGACCGCCCCGCCGAGATGATCGCCGCCATCGACGAGGACCTCGAGGGGACGGACGCGATCGTCGGGGCTGGCACCGTCATGGACGCCGAAACCGCCAACGAGGTCATCGACGCGGGCGCGGAGTTCGTGCTCGCACCCAACTTCGAACCAGAAGTGGTCGCGGCCTGCAACGAAGCCGACGTCGTTTGCGTTCCGGGGATCATGACGCCGACGGAGGCCGTCGACGCGATGAACGCCGGCGCGGACGTCCTGAAGGTGTTCCCGGCGGCGACGGTCGGGCCGGGTCACATCAGCGCGCTCCGGGGCCCGCTGGGCGACATCCCGCTGATGCCCACGGGCGGGGTCTCGGCGGAGAACGCTGGCGCGTTCTTCGAGGCCGGTGCCATGTCGGTGGGTGCCGGGTCGGCGCTCGTCAACTACGAGGCCATCGAGAACGGCGACATGGACGGCGTTCGAGAGCAGGCAGCGGAGTTCGTCCGTGCCGTCGAGACCGCCCGGTCGGGCTGA
- a CDS encoding sialidase family protein: MSLTRRNFLQTGGAAAVAAVGVPTVGVASKRSSDTLWTRVDSPTTKTLYGVVDTVEGPFAVGAGGDVLARRKSGWQTVVDYGPQARSRPLRAIDVTSDGKAIWFVGGSGVIGEYNVVTETLTNYSAPKGKTSTWEGCSVVGKADTDERLFFVNGSGELLVGTRRKNGAIKYEKVTKPGGGSTIPAIDFHGRTAGHVCSTSQFVAETTDGGTNWKRIGIDFAGEGFFDIASVGPKDVNVAAGNGIVYRYDGFRWTPHVIDDGRQAIRALDRDGAKGLAAGSGGKVYERRSAGQWNRLRTPVKAKLKGVARGKTHDVAVGAGGTIVERSVERSSSTLPDGNKSVNRYVEGTVEMAVE; this comes from the coding sequence ATGTCACTGACACGACGGAACTTCCTGCAAACGGGCGGCGCGGCGGCGGTCGCCGCGGTCGGCGTCCCGACGGTCGGGGTCGCATCGAAGCGGTCGTCGGATACCCTCTGGACGAGGGTCGACTCGCCGACGACGAAGACGTTGTACGGGGTGGTCGATACCGTCGAGGGACCGTTCGCGGTCGGGGCGGGTGGTGACGTGCTCGCGCGCCGGAAGAGCGGCTGGCAGACGGTCGTCGACTACGGCCCGCAGGCGCGAAGCCGGCCGTTGCGAGCCATCGACGTGACCAGCGACGGCAAGGCGATCTGGTTCGTCGGCGGGTCGGGCGTCATCGGCGAGTACAACGTCGTCACGGAGACCCTCACGAACTACTCCGCGCCGAAGGGCAAGACCAGCACCTGGGAGGGCTGTTCGGTGGTCGGGAAAGCCGACACCGACGAACGGCTCTTCTTCGTCAACGGCTCGGGCGAGCTCCTCGTCGGTACTCGCCGGAAGAACGGCGCGATCAAGTACGAGAAGGTCACCAAACCCGGTGGCGGGTCGACGATCCCGGCCATCGACTTCCACGGTCGGACGGCGGGACACGTCTGCTCGACCAGTCAGTTCGTCGCCGAAACCACCGACGGCGGCACGAACTGGAAGCGCATCGGGATCGACTTCGCGGGCGAGGGGTTCTTCGACATCGCCAGCGTCGGGCCGAAGGACGTGAACGTCGCCGCCGGCAACGGGATCGTCTACCGCTACGACGGCTTCCGGTGGACGCCACACGTCATCGACGACGGTCGGCAGGCGATCCGGGCCCTCGACCGCGACGGGGCGAAGGGGCTCGCCGCGGGAAGCGGCGGCAAGGTCTACGAGCGCCGCTCCGCCGGCCAGTGGAACCGGCTGCGGACGCCGGTCAAAGCCAAACTCAAGGGCGTCGCCCGCGGGAAGACCCACGACGTCGCGGTCGGTGCCGGCGGGACGATCGTCGAACGGTCCGTCGAGCGGTCGTCGTCGACGCTCCCGGACGGGAACAAATCGGTCAACCGGTACGTCGAGGGCACCGTCGAGATGGCGGTGGAGTAG
- a CDS encoding group I truncated hemoglobin, producing MTDSVYEEIGGKAAVEAVVEDFYDRVLADDRLVGFFEGMDMAELRAHQVQFISAVAGGPVTYTGGEMRDAHRHLDISEADFEAVGTYLERALRENDVSEANIADIMAEVSALEDPILDR from the coding sequence ATGACCGATTCAGTCTACGAGGAGATCGGTGGGAAAGCGGCGGTCGAGGCGGTCGTCGAGGACTTCTACGACCGGGTGCTGGCCGACGACCGACTCGTCGGGTTCTTCGAGGGAATGGACATGGCCGAGCTGCGTGCCCACCAAGTCCAGTTCATCAGTGCGGTGGCCGGCGGTCCCGTCACGTACACCGGTGGCGAGATGCGGGACGCACACCGCCACCTGGACATCAGCGAGGCGGACTTCGAGGCGGTCGGTACCTACCTCGAACGGGCGCTCCGCGAGAACGACGTCAGCGAGGCGAACATCGCCGACATCATGGCCGAAGTGAGCGCGCTCGAGGACCCGATCCTCGATCGGTAG
- a CDS encoding protein sorting system archaetidylserine decarboxylase, whose product MRIASHAWRYATPALVLAPVAWPLSPLAALAALAAGALALVFHRDPERVVPDSGVVAPADGRVSVVRREGDRLRVGVYMNVLDVHVNRAPLAGRVESVTHSPGANRPAFSKDSDRNEKVRIDCGAFTVVQIAGAFARRIHPDVAAGDEIARGQRIGHISFGSRVDVILPPHVEVEDLAVEKGETVRAGETVFVEDGALDP is encoded by the coding sequence ATGCGGATCGCATCCCACGCGTGGCGCTACGCCACGCCGGCGCTCGTCCTCGCGCCGGTCGCGTGGCCCCTCTCGCCCCTCGCGGCGCTGGCGGCACTGGCGGCCGGCGCGCTCGCGCTCGTCTTCCACCGCGACCCCGAGCGCGTGGTCCCTGACTCCGGGGTCGTCGCCCCTGCCGACGGCCGCGTCTCGGTGGTTCGACGCGAGGGCGACCGCCTGCGCGTCGGGGTCTACATGAACGTGCTGGACGTCCACGTCAACCGCGCGCCGCTCGCGGGTCGCGTCGAGTCGGTGACCCACTCGCCGGGCGCGAACCGGCCGGCGTTCTCGAAGGACTCGGACCGAAACGAGAAGGTGCGGATCGACTGCGGGGCGTTCACGGTGGTGCAGATCGCGGGCGCGTTCGCCCGCCGGATCCACCCCGACGTGGCGGCGGGCGACGAGATCGCTCGGGGCCAGCGGATCGGGCACATCAGTTTCGGGAGCCGCGTCGACGTGATCCTGCCTCCACACGTCGAGGTCGAGGACCTCGCGGTCGAGAAGGGCGAGACGGTGCGTGCCGGTGAAACGGTGTTCGTCGAAGACGGAGCTCTCGACCCCTGA
- a CDS encoding DUF7472 family protein, with protein sequence MERETLVEAVVSIVAVAMFLVVIVVVGVLFEGANHQLVGLGPFALIGSVAFFIVAMSIAGYFLAGQ encoded by the coding sequence ATGGAACGGGAGACGCTGGTCGAGGCCGTGGTTTCCATCGTCGCCGTGGCGATGTTCCTCGTCGTGATCGTCGTCGTCGGCGTTCTCTTCGAGGGGGCGAACCACCAGCTCGTCGGCCTCGGCCCGTTCGCGCTGATCGGCAGCGTCGCCTTCTTCATCGTGGCGATGTCGATCGCGGGCTACTTCCTCGCCGGCCAGTAG
- a CDS encoding GNAT family N-acetyltransferase, translated as MYVRPATAADRAALPALHTASVRAFGPEYYDADAARRWAKPGGRSPADYEPDTDDEHVVVAVRDGAVAGFGHLVPAVGEVHAVYVHPDHARHGVGSALLAELEGYARGRGLDRLSLQSSLNAVGFYERAGYERVGEGESPGGLAVVGMEKPL; from the coding sequence ATGTACGTCCGTCCCGCGACCGCCGCCGACCGCGCCGCGCTCCCCGCCCTCCACACCGCCAGCGTCCGCGCGTTCGGGCCCGAGTACTACGACGCCGACGCGGCTCGACGGTGGGCGAAACCCGGAGGCCGGTCACCCGCGGACTACGAACCCGACACCGACGACGAGCACGTCGTCGTCGCGGTTCGCGACGGAGCGGTCGCGGGTTTCGGCCATCTCGTCCCCGCCGTGGGCGAGGTCCACGCGGTCTACGTCCATCCCGATCACGCGCGCCACGGCGTCGGGAGCGCGCTGCTCGCCGAACTCGAAGGCTACGCGCGGGGCCGCGGTCTCGACCGCCTCTCGCTCCAGTCGTCGCTCAACGCGGTCGGGTTCTACGAGCGTGCCGGTTACGAGCGCGTCGGCGAGGGCGAGAGCCCCGGCGGGCTGGCCGTCGTCGGGATGGAGAAACCCCTCTGA
- a CDS encoding SWIM zinc finger family protein, translating to MTHTRNTPASRIESLAPDLGALPARAARAWTERMAVSPLGGGQYVVETEADANHVVDLPHGRCSCPDHVRRGARCKHLRRVAIEVTQGRVPPPGSRATDCLACGRTTFVPETIRLPLCEFCTYRPGERVRDRETGDYLVVAGVVDRRADEVEIRNLDTTVAAHPTNRAYDPGEPVVEVTYPGSDRRYSFPRSRLVRRPLDGRGGGSIATV from the coding sequence ATGACGCACACCAGAAACACACCCGCGTCACGAATCGAATCGCTCGCCCCCGACCTCGGGGCCCTCCCCGCCCGCGCCGCCCGAGCGTGGACCGAACGCATGGCGGTGTCACCGCTCGGCGGCGGTCAGTACGTCGTCGAGACCGAGGCCGACGCGAACCACGTCGTCGACCTCCCCCACGGCCGGTGTTCGTGCCCCGACCACGTCCGCCGCGGCGCGCGCTGTAAACACCTTCGGCGGGTCGCCATCGAGGTCACGCAGGGGCGGGTCCCACCACCCGGCTCGCGCGCCACCGACTGTCTCGCGTGCGGTCGGACGACGTTCGTTCCCGAGACCATCCGACTGCCGCTGTGTGAGTTCTGTACGTACCGCCCCGGCGAGCGCGTCCGCGACCGCGAGACCGGCGACTACCTCGTCGTCGCGGGCGTGGTCGACCGTCGAGCGGACGAGGTCGAGATCCGGAACCTCGACACGACCGTTGCGGCACATCCGACGAACCGCGCCTACGACCCCGGCGAACCGGTGGTCGAGGTGACCTATCCCGGCAGCGACCGGCGCTACTCGTTCCCGCGGTCGCGGCTCGTGCGCCGACCGCTGGACGGTCGCGGCGGTGGGTCGATCGCGACGGTCTGA
- a CDS encoding helix-turn-helix domain-containing protein: protein MESAVHVEISVMGIDRCPAALLSTDFEVESITTDGRSTGTGDGRIGELTLRTTESSPADERAERIAGDEEKSIYRFRNEDGDCPCGTLSDHGCPAREIRADAGTLTLSFLAPGLPTVRSVVEDVRSCARNVRVRRLTQALPDGGDAFVPINRAAFTDRQYEVLRAAHEMGYFDHPKRTTAADVADSLDISVATFSEHLAIAQEKLLDQLLTAS, encoded by the coding sequence ATGGAGTCCGCCGTCCACGTCGAGATCTCGGTGATGGGGATCGACCGCTGTCCCGCAGCCCTGCTGAGCACCGATTTCGAGGTCGAATCGATCACGACCGACGGGCGGTCCACCGGCACCGGCGATGGCCGGATCGGTGAGCTGACGCTCCGGACCACCGAGTCCTCGCCGGCGGACGAACGCGCGGAACGAATAGCCGGCGACGAGGAGAAGTCGATCTATCGCTTCCGGAACGAGGACGGGGACTGCCCGTGCGGGACGCTCTCCGACCACGGCTGCCCCGCGCGGGAGATCCGTGCGGACGCCGGGACGCTCACGCTGTCGTTCCTCGCGCCCGGTCTCCCGACGGTCCGCTCGGTCGTCGAGGACGTCCGTTCGTGCGCCCGAAACGTTCGTGTACGGCGTCTCACGCAGGCGCTACCCGACGGGGGCGACGCGTTCGTGCCGATAAACCGGGCCGCGTTCACCGACCGCCAGTACGAGGTGCTGCGAGCGGCCCACGAGATGGGGTACTTCGACCACCCGAAGCGGACGACGGCCGCGGACGTCGCCGACTCGCTCGACATCTCGGTGGCGACCTTCAGCGAACACTTGGCGATCGCCCAGGAGAAACTCCTCGACCAGCTCCTCACGGCGTCGTAG
- a CDS encoding sugar-transfer associated ATP-grasp domain-containing protein, which translates to MNPLHRVSSKLYWRSGDGLRRLSQRGVKPFLELVVHEEATAWSLFEMPISRRLWLWRHGFISQADVLYDVDERTYHRYLSSYQRELTRPINGQWRTSLQNKLLFHRLLQPFDAHRSTVHGHLHRGQFTAVDALDDGSSDEAKNANDRTTDSVSRVKEYLTSENRLVLKPIYGVSGNRVLICSLTDGDYFVNGAERSEREFEELVASLDGYLVCEFVEQADYADDLFPDASNTIRVLTMWDPDTDEPFIADAVHRIGTERSAPRDNWSRGGLSAAIDRSTGRLGEGVQYPYDGSLEWHSTHPETGNAIAGQEVPGWEAVKEKMTALAGRFPQIPYVGWDIVVTDPGEFTVIEGNTCSGVRVFQVHRPLLDDPRVRRFYEHHDVI; encoded by the coding sequence ATGAATCCGCTCCATCGTGTGTCGAGCAAACTCTATTGGCGGTCGGGCGACGGACTGCGGCGGCTCTCCCAGCGCGGTGTGAAGCCGTTTCTAGAACTGGTGGTTCACGAGGAGGCTACGGCGTGGTCGCTCTTCGAGATGCCGATCAGCCGGCGGCTGTGGCTCTGGCGGCACGGGTTCATCAGCCAAGCCGACGTGCTGTACGACGTCGACGAGCGGACCTACCACCGCTACCTCTCGAGCTATCAACGCGAACTCACCCGGCCGATCAACGGCCAGTGGCGGACCTCCCTCCAGAACAAACTGCTCTTTCACCGGCTCCTCCAACCGTTCGACGCCCACCGCTCGACGGTCCACGGTCACCTCCATCGCGGACAGTTCACCGCCGTGGACGCTCTGGACGACGGTTCGAGCGACGAGGCGAAGAACGCGAACGACCGCACCACCGACTCGGTATCGCGGGTCAAGGAGTACCTGACCTCGGAGAACCGACTCGTCCTGAAACCGATCTACGGGGTGAGCGGCAACCGCGTCCTCATCTGTTCGCTGACCGACGGGGACTACTTCGTCAACGGAGCGGAACGGTCCGAGCGGGAGTTCGAGGAACTGGTGGCCTCGCTCGACGGCTATCTCGTTTGTGAGTTCGTCGAACAGGCCGACTACGCGGACGACCTCTTCCCGGACGCCTCGAACACGATCCGCGTGCTCACGATGTGGGACCCCGACACCGACGAACCGTTCATCGCCGACGCGGTCCACCGGATCGGGACGGAGCGGTCCGCCCCCCGCGACAACTGGTCGCGCGGGGGGCTCTCGGCGGCGATCGACCGCTCGACGGGACGACTGGGGGAGGGGGTTCAGTACCCATACGATGGCTCCCTCGAGTGGCACTCGACCCACCCGGAGACGGGGAACGCGATAGCCGGGCAGGAGGTCCCCGGCTGGGAGGCGGTGAAGGAGAAGATGACGGCGCTGGCGGGACGGTTCCCCCAGATCCCCTACGTGGGGTGGGACATCGTCGTGACCGACCCCGGCGAGTTCACCGTGATCGAGGGCAACACGTGCAGCGGGGTCCGCGTGTTTCAGGTTCATCGTCCGCTGCTCGACGACCCGCGGGTACGGCGTTTCTACGAGCACCACGACGTCATTTGA
- a CDS encoding DUF7384 family protein encodes MTDRPDPARVVADADVLAADLLCGGAAREALDLVRAHSWVSLVASDALLADAAAVVATLADDGLADAWRERIDELRVRVEQSAGDHPALASAAAGDAAHLLTFDDGLRTARTGAELRPYVDVSVKHPRGFAQLFDPETLHPTAVGGEYPGPDRDPRA; translated from the coding sequence ATGACTGACCGACCCGATCCCGCGCGAGTCGTGGCCGACGCCGACGTGCTCGCGGCGGACCTGCTCTGCGGCGGCGCGGCCCGCGAGGCGCTCGACCTCGTGCGCGCCCACTCGTGGGTCTCGCTGGTCGCGAGCGACGCCCTCCTCGCGGACGCGGCGGCCGTCGTCGCGACTCTCGCGGACGACGGCCTCGCCGACGCGTGGCGCGAGCGGATCGACGAGCTGCGGGTTCGCGTCGAACAGTCGGCGGGCGACCACCCGGCGCTCGCGTCGGCCGCGGCGGGCGACGCGGCCCACCTCCTCACGTTCGACGACGGGCTCCGGACCGCGAGAACCGGGGCCGAACTCCGCCCGTACGTCGACGTGAGCGTCAAACACCCTAGGGGATTCGCCCAGCTCTTCGACCCCGAAACCCTCCATCCGACCGCCGTCGGCGGCGAGTATCCGGGTCCCGACCGCGACCCACGGGCCTGA
- the priL gene encoding DNA primase regulatory subunit PriL: MERRHATYPFLDGAREAVAELDPDLRALADEERVVARATERVERALTEGDIGEPHRDVRTELLSYPLARVLVSLVDEHILTRRYARSEASAAHERFTAAEGSKLKSAREQPLTADDLLVEFDLARHIHPAETDLDDHLVEVGAYLPLAADMRGEGWRLVNRALADGMVPVSTAERDDLLRKAVERRVADGLPLSVPTAVGDALDGPVADLRETLADLDLTRDIDTVVPERFPPCMKALLDGVQKGDHLAHHSRFAITAFLASIGMTTDEIVDLYTVNPGFAEDITRYQTDHIRGETGPTEYSPPSCATMQSYGDCINKDERCETISHPLAYYEKALDDADEEELTDWREANGETDDEGEAEA; this comes from the coding sequence ATGGAGCGCCGCCACGCCACCTACCCGTTCCTCGACGGAGCACGCGAGGCCGTCGCGGAGCTCGACCCCGACCTCCGTGCGCTCGCCGACGAGGAGCGGGTGGTCGCGCGCGCGACCGAGCGCGTCGAGCGCGCGCTCACCGAGGGCGACATCGGCGAGCCCCATCGCGACGTCCGCACCGAACTCCTCTCGTACCCGCTGGCCCGCGTCCTGGTCTCGCTCGTCGACGAACACATCCTGACACGGCGCTACGCACGGAGCGAGGCCAGCGCCGCCCACGAGCGCTTCACCGCCGCCGAGGGCTCGAAGCTCAAGAGCGCACGCGAACAGCCGCTCACGGCCGACGACCTCCTCGTGGAGTTCGACCTCGCGCGCCACATCCACCCCGCCGAGACCGACCTCGACGACCACCTCGTCGAGGTCGGCGCGTACCTCCCGCTCGCGGCCGACATGCGTGGCGAGGGCTGGCGGCTGGTCAACCGCGCGCTCGCCGACGGGATGGTGCCGGTCTCGACCGCCGAACGCGACGACCTCCTCCGGAAGGCGGTCGAGCGCCGCGTCGCCGACGGGCTCCCCCTCTCCGTTCCGACCGCCGTCGGCGACGCGCTCGACGGCCCCGTGGCCGACCTCCGCGAGACGCTCGCCGACCTCGACCTCACCCGCGACATCGACACCGTGGTGCCCGAGCGCTTCCCGCCGTGCATGAAGGCGCTACTCGACGGGGTCCAGAAGGGCGACCACCTCGCTCACCACTCGCGCTTCGCGATCACCGCCTTCCTCGCCTCGATCGGGATGACCACCGACGAGATCGTCGACCTCTACACCGTGAACCCGGGTTTCGCGGAGGACATCACACGGTACCAGACCGACCACATCCGTGGCGAGACCGGACCCACGGAGTACTCACCCCCGTCGTGTGCCACGATGCAGTCCTACGGCGACTGTATCAACAAGGACGAGCGGTGTGAGACCATCTCGCACCCGCTGGCCTACTACGAGAAGGCGCTCGACGACGCCGACGAGGAGGAGCTCACCGACTGGCGTGAGGCGAACGGAGAAACCGACGACGAGGGCGAAGCCGAGGCCTGA
- a CDS encoding metal-dependent hydrolase: MFVGHAALAFALVAGGARLFGCSRDRALALGAAAGVFATVPDVDILYAPVGILGSSGGLMGAAEGFWSASTLVHRAVTHSLVVGCVAAFAVWCWSRAGGLSADRARSEHAVSVTVLAGLVAVATLVSGALGGFVMGVFALAGLVVTEATMRYGGLAPRALTVAALVGLLSHPFGDLLTGEPPAMLYPFDVTLVAHRVGFTADPTLNLLGAFWVEVATLWLAVSVYCWLTRRSVRRAVHGRAALGFAYAAAVLAVPAPTIDSAHTFVFSVLAVGVVGPAPLASRLPAISNREPTRLGRNDDGRLAAVVTGLAAVTLASIAYAVGYLVT, from the coding sequence ATGTTCGTCGGTCACGCGGCCCTCGCGTTCGCCCTCGTCGCGGGCGGCGCGCGGCTGTTCGGCTGTTCACGAGACCGGGCGCTCGCCCTCGGTGCGGCGGCCGGTGTGTTCGCCACGGTACCCGACGTCGACATCCTCTACGCACCGGTAGGGATCCTCGGGAGTTCGGGCGGGCTGATGGGAGCGGCCGAGGGCTTCTGGTCGGCGAGCACGCTCGTCCACCGCGCCGTCACCCACTCGCTGGTCGTGGGATGCGTGGCGGCGTTCGCGGTCTGGTGCTGGAGCCGCGCGGGCGGGTTGTCGGCCGACCGAGCACGCAGCGAGCACGCCGTCTCCGTGACCGTTCTCGCCGGGCTGGTCGCGGTGGCGACCCTGGTGAGCGGGGCGCTCGGCGGGTTCGTGATGGGTGTGTTCGCGCTCGCAGGGCTCGTGGTCACCGAGGCCACGATGCGCTACGGCGGGCTCGCGCCGCGGGCGCTGACCGTCGCCGCGCTCGTCGGGCTCCTCAGCCACCCCTTCGGTGACCTCCTCACCGGCGAGCCGCCGGCGATGCTCTACCCGTTCGACGTCACGCTCGTGGCCCACCGGGTCGGGTTCACCGCCGACCCGACCCTGAATCTGCTGGGCGCGTTCTGGGTCGAAGTCGCAACGCTCTGGCTCGCGGTCTCGGTCTACTGCTGGCTCACGCGGCGCTCGGTGCGGCGGGCCGTCCACGGCCGGGCGGCGCTCGGCTTCGCGTACGCCGCCGCGGTGCTCGCCGTTCCCGCCCCGACGATCGACTCCGCTCACACGTTCGTGTTCAGCGTGCTCGCAGTCGGCGTCGTCGGCCCCGCACCGCTCGCGAGCCGCCTGCCCGCGATCTCGAACCGGGAGCCGACGAGGCTCGGTCGGAACGACGACGGGCGGCTCGCCGCCGTCGTGACCGGGCTGGCGGCGGTGACGCTGGCCTCGATCGCCTACGCCGTCGGCTACCTCGTGACGTGA
- a CDS encoding FAD-binding oxidoreductase, giving the protein MSTTATILDESIVTDLRAAVSGDVITADDAGYEKARQLWNGAVDRHPAVFVRVTSTDDVATAIAAARDHDLPLSVLGGGHHVTGSALVDDGLVVDMSGMTDVTIDPERRTARVGPGARVADVLGPAQEHGLSPVVGSAAQTGIAGSTLAGGIGWLRRKFGLGIDNLRSVELVTTDGAVLTASADENPDLFWAVRGGGATVGVVTSFELELHEVGPEVAIAQLIFPIERAGDVLRAYRTHAAEAPAELTTLVVLMRIPPIPMVPPEAIGAPVVMVYGVYAGPVEEGEQVMASFQDFGEPLMDMSGPQPLAGVHEVARLLFPDARRYSWHSAYATELADDDLDAMVDALLAAPTNECELGIWHLGGAVSEVAPDATAYPHRNAEFLLSVEGGWDDPENDEACESWAREIWDHLWASSATIEGFYAGFPGFVAEGERARMIYGDNYDRLASMAAEYDPENLLGSGPTVEPTP; this is encoded by the coding sequence ATGAGCACGACAGCGACTATCCTCGACGAATCGATCGTAACCGACCTCCGAGCGGCCGTCTCGGGCGACGTCATCACGGCCGACGACGCGGGCTACGAGAAGGCCCGTCAACTCTGGAACGGGGCGGTCGACCGCCATCCCGCTGTCTTCGTTCGTGTCACCTCGACCGACGATGTGGCGACGGCGATAGCGGCCGCCCGTGACCACGACCTCCCGCTGTCGGTGCTCGGCGGCGGCCACCACGTCACCGGGTCGGCGCTCGTCGACGACGGGCTCGTGGTCGACATGAGCGGGATGACCGACGTCACGATCGACCCGGAGCGCCGTACCGCGCGGGTCGGTCCCGGCGCGCGCGTCGCCGACGTACTCGGCCCCGCCCAGGAGCACGGCCTCTCGCCGGTCGTCGGGTCGGCGGCGCAGACCGGTATCGCGGGTTCGACGCTCGCGGGCGGTATCGGCTGGCTTCGCCGGAAGTTCGGCCTCGGGATCGACAACCTCCGGTCGGTCGAACTCGTGACCACCGATGGAGCGGTACTGACCGCGAGCGCGGACGAGAACCCCGACCTGTTCTGGGCGGTCCGCGGTGGCGGCGCGACCGTGGGCGTTGTCACGAGCTTCGAACTCGAGCTCCACGAGGTCGGTCCCGAAGTGGCGATCGCTCAGCTCATCTTCCCGATCGAGCGCGCGGGCGACGTCCTCCGGGCCTACCGGACCCACGCCGCCGAGGCACCCGCCGAACTGACCACGCTGGTCGTGCTGATGCGGATCCCGCCGATCCCGATGGTGCCGCCGGAGGCCATCGGCGCGCCCGTGGTGATGGTCTATGGCGTCTACGCCGGCCCGGTCGAGGAGGGCGAGCAGGTCATGGCGTCCTTCCAGGACTTCGGCGAGCCGCTGATGGACATGAGCGGCCCACAGCCGCTCGCGGGCGTCCACGAGGTCGCACGCCTGCTGTTCCCGGACGCGCGACGCTACTCGTGGCACTCGGCGTACGCCACGGAACTCGCCGACGACGACCTCGACGCCATGGTCGACGCGCTGCTCGCGGCACCCACGAACGAGTGCGAACTCGGGATCTGGCACCTCGGCGGGGCGGTCAGCGAGGTCGCCCCCGACGCGACCGCCTACCCCCACCGGAACGCCGAGTTCCTCCTGAGCGTCGAAGGGGGCTGGGACGACCCCGAGAACGACGAGGCGTGCGAGTCGTGGGCCCGCGAGATCTGGGACCACCTCTGGGCGAGTTCGGCAACCATCGAGGGCTTCTACGCCGGCTTCCCCGGCTTCGTCGCGGAGGGCGAACGCGCCCGGATGATCTACGGCGACAACTACGACCGCCTCGCGTCGATGGCGGCGGAGTACGACCCCGAGAACCTCCTCGGGAGTGGCCCGACCGTCGAACCGACCCCCTGA